Genomic window (Carassius carassius chromosome 36, fCarCar2.1, whole genome shotgun sequence):
GTCGTATTGCTGGACACCTGGCTTCATTGGTGGGGCTTGCCAAAGTCAAGTTGAATCAGCTGCTACTGCTCACTCTGCCAGGCACACCGGTCTTTAATTACGGGGATGAGATTGGACTGCAAGATGATGAGGTGAGTAAACTGAAGATTTTTATCAAGAGAATTCCGACAGTTCTAGGTGTTTTCCAGGAGCAGATCCTTAAATGTTGTGTTCTTTCCATTTAGGGGACCAAAAATCCGGTCATGGTATGGGATAAAAAGCAGACGGAGGTAAGGAGCATGTGCACACAGTGCTGAATCTCCAAAGTGACCCTTTTTCAGTGTTGTGACCAGCTAAAGTTGCATTtccatgcatttattttacagGGTGAAAAAAACACTTTCCAGTTCTTCAAGTCTGTGAGTGAAAAACGGTCAAAAGATCGCTCTTTGCAGCATGGAGAATACTTGCCTTTGTTCAACTCGACCTCCGCCATGGCCTATGTGCGAAGCTGGGACCAAAATGAACGCTACCTTATTGCGCTCAACTGGCACACGGAAGAAACGGTCACTCTTGAGCTGAAGCATGCTGAGATTCCTGAACGTGCTACAGTAGTGTTGAGTACTACTGATGATAAAAATGGTGACGTGCTTAAGCTTGCACAACTAGTGGTGAAGCCAGAACAAGGTTTAATGCTGAAGTTTCCTTACACTCCCTAAAGACACATTGTAAACTCCCAATTAGTGTGAGGATGTTGCTTTTACATGCACAAAAGTTTGATTGGCCATTCTGTTacaatatttatcatttttttcgTACAAAAACACTGGTATAGATCCTCAGATTGTACTGTTACATGCATCACATGCACTGCATGACAACTAAACTGAACTTCAAGCTGGTTGTGTTTTTGTTACTTGGAATACATTCCataggaagaaaaaaatatttgtttttatttaaatcctttttttttttttttttaaatgtactgcaaTTCTCCACACtaaaaatgttgaaaacctaAATGGTTTCTTGTATGTAATTGGAAAAAGATGCATGAAAATGAAAGCTGTGGACAATAAATTAAGTGATGCGGTTCatctttgttgtttgttttgtcattGTATTTATTCAGGTGGGGTTCCCTCGTCTATTTTCATAAGTGTTGCCAGCATAATGAGATGTAACCGAGACATGGTTGAATTATTAAAATCTACCGCCATAAAGTGGAGCACCTCTCATTGTCTCACGCGTAGTATGATATCAGGTGTCTCTACTGATGACTTCTTTATTTAGAGCTATTCATTATTCATCTGGAGAGCTCAGTCTCACCTGGATATTTTAACTCATTACAGATTTATGAACCCCTACTGAGATCGGCTCAGTGCCTAAAGAGTGATGAGGGAGATTGTGTCAAGTGTGTATGAGGTCTGAAAGAACAGACCTAAACATCAGAAACAACTGTCTTGATAAAAGATATTCTTTGTACAGTTTAGATCTAAAAGGGTGTAAAACCTTTAGTAGATACATGTATGAAGTCTTTCTCATGAATGAGTTTCTTCTTTGTGTCCTCTACCATTTTCACAACACAAATTTTTTCTAGGTCAATTACTCATTTGGGATCACAAACCTGACCATGAACCTCTACTTTTTAGGCAATGCGCCATAGTCGCTTCTAACCTAAGGGTGTTTTTAAGTTAAACGCACATAATTTATGTAAATAACATTCAAAATCAATGTATTGACCATAAAAAGGACGGAATACCAACAGCAGACTCTTTCTCTGACATGCTGCCAGTGTTGCATCTGCAGCAGCACTATATGCACTAACTGCCCTAGTCGGTTTTCTACGTCTGTCTCTTTAAGAACTGCTCTCTTCGAGGACTCCCTGACGCATTGCAGGTGGCTGTCAACCAATTAAAAGACACTTCCTAGGTCAGCTGACGAGTGCCATCAGACTTCTATATATAAACTCACCGGACCATCCATTCAAACCTGAAAGCCCACCGTCGTATGCTATGGCTTTTCAAAGCAATAATACTAGAATAGAAACTTACAGTCTATAAACAACGCCGTATAATATATCGGTTATATAAACGAAAACGGGACAGTTTCACGGCGCAATTTAGAGTTCAAACAGTTCGACTACGTGGAGGAGGAAGACCATAGTAACAAATTTGTTGTCAAGGAGTGCTGCGTCCCACTTTGGACCGAAGTACCAAGGCGTAGTGATCTCGAAATTTGGGCGCACCGCAGCAGAAGATAGTGCTTGACAATCGCACGGGTGGAAAGCAAACGCTTTGGGATTCCGTTTATTTTCTTTACGTACAGACTAACGAAGTTCACACTAAAGTACAATGGTAAGTAAGCATTTATAACACTTTATACTAATAGCCAAATTGCATCGTAGCTGCAAAAATGGCTGAGCCTTCATGGCGAAGTGATAGGTGTGAATGGGCTACTGTTAGCTTAGCTCCTCGCGAGCTAACGTAACCGTCATTCTATTGAAAGCGCGCGAGCTCCCGGGCTAACGTCACTTCAACGGGTTACACATTTTCAGTGTGGAATAAACCGCTTGAAGCTTTCTGTGACGTTTTGCAGCGCTTTCTCTAATCGCAGATGGGCGTGAGATGTTAACAGCAGAAAATGCGCTATACTAGCACATCCTTGACTAGTTCCCTTTTGCTAGCTCGCCTCATGTCGGCGTAGAAATCGCCCTCATTTACATTAGACAAACCCATAGCGTCCCTTGTGCCAAAATAGCCCTGCTTTTTCTAATATATCCGTCACAACATGCTCGTAGTTCCCCACAGCATACGCACCAATTCATTCAGTTGGCTTTATAGTAACTTTAAACCACATTATAGATCAATAAAAACAACACGCATGTTAATGTGGTCAAATACAGCAGTATTGTCTGCTGTGAAAGGGTTTTGTAACTGTCTAACGTTAATGCCCCGTGAATGACAACAAACTTTAATACACAAGGTATCAGGTATTAAACGCGTTCCGTCCAGTTTAACACGCAATAAATAAGTTAAGCTTCAGACGAAATGGGAACATTTGGAAATATCTCAgtgctattaaaataattttatttttgtgtactCCTTACAGGCTGATCAGCTAACAGAGGAGCAGATTGCTGGTATGGAAAATTAACCTGTGCTTCAAACCTTTACCTCAAATCGGTTATTTCAATTGTGTgcaatacattatttttatttcgtTTCAGAATTCAAGGAGGCCTTCTCCTTATTTGACAAAGACGGTGATGGCACCATCACCACTAAAGAGTTAGGGACTGTCATGCGGTCCTTGGGCCAGAATCCTACAGAGGCAGAGCTTCAGGATATGATCAATGAAGTTGATGCTGATGGTAAGGGAGCCCTTCCACAAATAATGCCATGGTCGAATACTTCTCTTTTTCTAAATCTGTtggctacccccccccccctttaggCAATGGAACAATTGATTTCCCAGAGTTCCTTACTATGATGGCCAGGAAGATGAAGGACACGGATAGCGAGGAGGAGATCCGAGAAGCATTCAGAGTTTTTGATAAGGTAGAGAAGTGTTCTCGTTCATAAATGCCTCTTACTGAAGGTATTtcttggggggaaaaaacaaatGTGGAGGGAATGTTTATCTCTTTTAATGATTAATGCTTTACAGGATGGAAATGGTTATATCAGTGCAGCAGAGTTGCGTCACGTCATGACAAATCTGGGGGAGAAGCTTACAGACGAGGAAGTCGATGAGATGATCCGGGAGGCAGATATTGATGGTGACGGCCAGGTCAACTATGAAGGTATTTCCATATATTAATCTCATTGGTgcattgttgtgtttttttttatacgtAAGTGAATGTTTTGTCGGAATAAATGCCAAGCCTGCAGTATAATTATGAAATCAGTTTGTGAAGATTGCAACGTTGATCTCATGCATTTTATTTCCCCCCGCAGAGTTTGTCCAGATGATGACTGCAAAGTAAAAACTGAAAACCAAAGGAGCACAACAGACCAAACAGTGGGCAGCACTCTCACTGTCAACCTTCAACAAGCATCCACAACCCAGTCTCTAATCCTCTCCATTTAGTTTTGCTCTCTTCCACTTTCCCTTAGTTTGATCAGTCCTCTGCTCTGCTTGTTTTTCCAACATGATCTCCTGTCAGCTTTTTCCCAACATTATCTGGTTTTCTTCGGAAGAAAATACTTACATGCACAACAAAGTTTAAATCTTGCATATATGATGGTGATGATAACAGCAGTGTAACACATGTATCAATATTTTAAAGATTGGGACATACTATATGGACAAGAGCAATGCATGCTTTATTTATGTTTGGcatgtttctgtgtttttttattttttcttcccaGCTTGCCTCTTTTTCTAACTTGCTAGTTCTCCTTTAACTGCATGTTTCTCATGCAACCTCTGCTCAGTGGTCTTAGAACTGTATGGTGAATAACCATTCATGGATAATCAGGGGCTTTATATAACAAAATAGCTCAAACTTCCATGTCATAGTGTGATTGTTTTTGTAAGTGTAGATCTCTGTGTCTGAGCGAGTGCTTGTTGGATTTAAAGTGGAGCCATGCAGTACAGTTTACGTTTTGGTATAGGGCTTGTTCTTTAGGGACCGCATAACTAACATGtaagataaaaagaaaattagACAAACCTGTGTAGAATAATCCTGGGAATGGTTAATCGGGGACCAGTTATTTCAGTTAGTTAGTTTACTTGTTTTGCCCGTTTTTGTATTCTTTGAGAGAAACATGATGGAAAGGCTCTGACCTTCTTTCCAGCTTGCATTTCCTCATTAATTTCACTACTGCAAAGAAAATGCCACCTATTTGTTCTAGACTGGTGTAGAGAGGTTTAATGTTTGGTTTGAGCTCTATTAGTGTGGAGTTTGTACCGAAGATGTAGAATAGTTTTCACCTAAATATACAGTCTTACATTTTGATGCTGCATTCAGTGTCCTAGTCTGTGGACTATTTCTGTCTAGGGACAAATATGAAATTCAAGCTGTGTGTTGGTTCTTCCTGCAAGCTGTTCATTATATTTGTATACATCAAAAGCATTTGCATTTTATGATCTTTTTATGATCTTTTCTCAAAGAAACAACAGCATGTTCTCCTCTTCCATGATCCTGTAGTTGTGGTCCATGCACAATGGCAATTGGAATGGTGCATAATGCTTGTCATCCAGTTAGACTGTGTCTGCCATGTTGGTGCAGCAACTGCTACCATGAAACCTGCAAATGCAGGCGCTTTGAATGAAATCCATTTTTTTGTAACTGTATAGACCAAGTTTAAACAAACAGCGCTTAATAGTAGAATCACATACATTATGGTGGTAGTATTGCATCTTCTGCCCAGTTGTTAATTTATTCTActgttgtattttcttttttatgacctttatatgcttttttttttttcgagatcTAAGTTTACTGTCtggttctttttttcccctctctcttcttcaGACCATA
Coding sequences:
- the calm3b gene encoding calmodulin 3b (phosphorylase kinase, delta), which produces MADQLTEEQIAEFKEAFSLFDKDGDGTITTKELGTVMRSLGQNPTEAELQDMINEVDADGNGTIDFPEFLTMMARKMKDTDSEEEIREAFRVFDKDGNGYISAAELRHVMTNLGEKLTDEEVDEMIREADIDGDGQVNYEEFVQMMTAK